One Vallitalea pronyensis genomic region harbors:
- the tyrS gene encoding tyrosine--tRNA ligase, translating into MSVYDVLMERGFIEQTTHESEIKELLENEKATFYIGFDPTADSLTVGHFLPVMAMAHMQRAGHRPIVLIGGGTTMVGDPTGKTDMRKMMTVDQIGENANIFKGQLSKFIDFTDDKAIMVNNADWLLDLNYVEFLREVGVHFSVNRMLTADCYKSRMEKGLTFLEFNYMLMQSYDFLALNREYNCTIQMGGNDQWSNILGGVELIRRTEQKPAFGMTFKLLTTSEGKKMGKTEKGAVWLDPKKTTPYEFYQYWRNVEDAKVEECLGLLTFLPMDEVRRLGALQDAEINKAKEVLAFEITKIVHGEALAKEAMEAAKALFTGGAKGGSIPTTLVTKDEFAGEGMDIISALQKAKLVPTRSEGRRMVQQGGVRINDVKVEGIDRMVTDADFTEDGTILLKKGKKGYHQFQLEQ; encoded by the coding sequence ATGAGCGTATATGACGTGTTAATGGAAAGAGGGTTCATCGAACAGACAACCCATGAATCAGAAATAAAAGAATTACTTGAAAATGAAAAAGCCACATTTTATATAGGTTTTGACCCTACAGCTGATAGTTTAACAGTAGGTCACTTCTTGCCTGTTATGGCAATGGCTCATATGCAAAGAGCTGGTCATCGCCCTATTGTGCTTATTGGCGGTGGTACAACCATGGTTGGTGACCCAACGGGTAAAACAGATATGCGTAAGATGATGACCGTTGACCAAATTGGTGAAAATGCTAATATTTTCAAAGGTCAATTGTCTAAGTTCATTGATTTTACTGATGACAAAGCGATTATGGTTAATAATGCCGACTGGTTATTAGACCTTAACTATGTAGAATTCCTTCGAGAGGTGGGTGTACATTTTTCCGTTAACCGTATGTTAACAGCTGATTGTTATAAGTCAAGAATGGAAAAAGGCCTTACCTTTTTAGAGTTTAATTACATGCTTATGCAATCCTATGACTTCTTAGCCCTTAATCGTGAATACAACTGTACCATTCAAATGGGTGGTAATGATCAGTGGTCGAATATCTTGGGCGGTGTTGAACTTATTCGTCGTACGGAACAAAAGCCTGCATTTGGTATGACCTTCAAGCTTCTTACTACAAGTGAAGGTAAAAAAATGGGTAAAACTGAAAAAGGTGCTGTTTGGCTTGATCCTAAGAAAACCACACCTTATGAGTTCTATCAATATTGGAGAAATGTAGAAGATGCCAAAGTAGAAGAATGTCTGGGACTTCTTACATTCTTACCAATGGATGAAGTAAGACGTCTAGGTGCTCTTCAGGATGCTGAAATAAACAAAGCTAAGGAAGTTCTTGCTTTTGAAATTACAAAGATTGTACATGGCGAAGCACTTGCTAAAGAAGCTATGGAAGCGGCAAAAGCTCTCTTTACTGGTGGTGCAAAAGGTGGCTCTATTCCAACAACCCTTGTGACAAAAGATGAGTTTGCTGGCGAAGGTATGGACATTATATCTGCTCTTCAAAAAGCGAAACTTGTGCCTACCCGTTCAGAAGGTCGTCGTATGGTTCAACAAGGAGGCGTTCGCATTAACGATGTTAAAGTTGAAGGCATTGACCGGATGGTAACTGACGCCGATTTCACAGAAGACGGGACAATCTTATTAAAAAAAGGTAAAAAAGGTTATCACCAATTTCAGTTGGAACAATAA
- a CDS encoding GNAT family N-acetyltransferase encodes MYKKIYLEKFTSEDFDQYYQLVSNEQVMAKITERSIPLDEAKEKFKLLLLNNALHPLFGHLKITEMDTNEFIGLAKLKVKEMGSIEAELGYMLLPEYWGKGICTQVASMLVEKAKSIKQLDKLVAIIDPANIPSRKILIKNGFKSDKLCEIDGLPGEILSMKV; translated from the coding sequence TTGTATAAAAAAATATATCTAGAAAAATTTACGAGTGAAGACTTTGATCAATATTATCAATTAGTAAGTAACGAACAAGTAATGGCAAAGATTACGGAGCGCTCAATACCTTTAGATGAAGCAAAAGAAAAATTCAAATTACTTTTACTGAATAACGCATTACACCCTCTATTCGGTCATCTAAAAATAACTGAAATGGATACAAATGAATTCATTGGTTTAGCTAAACTAAAAGTGAAAGAAATGGGTTCTATAGAAGCAGAACTTGGTTATATGTTATTACCTGAGTATTGGGGAAAGGGTATTTGTACCCAAGTTGCCAGCATGTTAGTTGAAAAAGCAAAATCCATAAAACAACTTGATAAACTTGTGGCCATTATAGACCCTGCTAATATCCCTTCCCGAAAGATTCTCATTAAGAATGGTTTTAAGTCAGATAAACTATGTGAAATAGATGGTTTGCCAGGTGAAATACTAAGCATGAAGGTATAA
- a CDS encoding rubredoxin, giving the protein MTSYKCTVCGYIYRPQKGDWTQDIAPNTKFEDLPEFWKCPTCNQPTMAFIKRDV; this is encoded by the coding sequence ATGACCAGTTATAAATGCACTGTATGTGGCTATATCTATCGGCCACAAAAAGGTGATTGGACACAAGATATAGCACCAAACACAAAATTTGAAGATTTACCAGAGTTCTGGAAATGCCCAACGTGTAACCAGCCAACCATGGCATTTATTAAACGAGACGTTTAG
- a CDS encoding DUF2721 domain-containing protein, with protein sequence MKELTLSIPALLFPALSLLMIAYTSRFLGLADRARALHKEHTDYPSQKLKNQIKNLRKRLMYIRNMQAFAISGFFTNIISMLLIFISLPTVASYFFGASLVLLAISLAICFMEIYMSVGALTIQLCEDEEVCGKVK encoded by the coding sequence TTGAAAGAATTAACATTAAGTATTCCAGCACTCTTATTTCCAGCGCTTTCGTTATTGATGATTGCCTATACAAGCCGATTTTTAGGATTGGCAGATCGAGCTAGGGCACTGCATAAAGAACATACGGACTATCCAAGTCAAAAATTAAAAAATCAAATAAAAAATTTGCGCAAACGTCTTATGTATATTAGAAATATGCAAGCTTTTGCTATCAGTGGTTTTTTTACGAATATCATCAGCATGCTGTTGATTTTTATTTCTTTGCCAACAGTAGCCTCCTACTTTTTTGGTGCATCCCTCGTATTACTGGCCATATCGCTTGCCATATGTTTCATGGAGATATACATGTCAGTGGGTGCTTTAACCATTCAATTATGTGAAGATGAAGAAGTGTGTGGAAAAGTTAAATGA
- a CDS encoding TSUP family transporter, with product MNILLLCIAGFVAAFVDSIAGGGGLISVPAYQLAGLPPLFVLGTNKFSASCASFTSSLKYIRSGKGDKKLLKFAVPFTLVGASIGVFTVSGIDERILSGIIVMMVLIIGVYSLFSRRIGIKENIKPFTAKRIVMIILLAISLGFYDGFFGPGTGSFLIFGLIHIIGYEFTKASANARVMNFVSNLTSLFLFALHGNIKYRYGIPVAICSIIGARLGTSLALKNGAKIIKPIFVSMSLLISLKLLLIDVLHIF from the coding sequence ATGAATATTCTACTACTATGTATAGCTGGTTTTGTTGCGGCATTCGTTGATTCTATAGCCGGTGGTGGTGGTTTAATTAGTGTACCTGCTTATCAATTAGCAGGGTTACCCCCACTTTTTGTTCTTGGAACAAATAAATTCTCAGCATCTTGTGCATCTTTCACCAGTTCATTAAAATACATACGCAGTGGTAAAGGTGATAAAAAGCTTCTAAAGTTTGCAGTACCTTTTACCTTAGTTGGAGCCAGTATTGGTGTATTCACAGTATCAGGTATCGATGAGCGTATTCTTAGCGGTATTATTGTTATGATGGTGCTGATTATTGGTGTCTATTCATTATTTTCACGTCGTATTGGTATAAAGGAGAATATAAAACCCTTTACAGCCAAACGTATTGTCATGATCATTTTACTGGCAATTTCTTTGGGTTTTTATGATGGTTTTTTTGGACCAGGTACAGGGTCCTTTTTAATATTTGGTCTGATTCATATTATTGGTTATGAATTTACCAAGGCTTCTGCCAATGCCCGGGTTATGAATTTTGTTAGCAATCTGACTTCCCTATTTTTATTTGCTCTTCATGGCAACATCAAATACCGCTATGGTATTCCTGTTGCAATCTGCAGCATCATTGGTGCTCGTTTAGGTACATCCCTTGCCTTAAAGAACGGTGCAAAGATCATAAAACCAATTTTTGTATCCATGTCCTTACTCATATCCCTAAAACTATTATTGATCGACGTCTTACATATCTTCTAA
- a CDS encoding mannitol dehydrogenase family protein → MLRLSRKSLENKASWNAVGVSLPTFDHDKVLQKTIETPQWVHFGAGNIFRGFIANAHQQLLDNQKADTGIIAVESFDFEVMDKVYGPYDNLTLLVLMHANGHFDKKVIGSIVEGLTTDKNRLEDVQRLKNIFENPSLQMASFTITEKGYGLTDASGDYLNIIKQDIENGPENPIHTMSIITSLAYGRYLKGQFPMTFVSMDNCSHNGDKLKLAVVTIAKEWLGKGFVEEAFIQYLEDEHKITFPLSMIDKITPRPSEKVKEALNNQGITDMDVIITSKNAYMAPFVNAETSEYLVIEDKFTNGRPMLEEAGVIFTDRETVNKVETMKVTTCLNPLHTALAVSGCLLGYTLIADEMQDDTLKKFVQTIGYEEGLKVVVDPGIVNPKAFLDEVVNERFANPYIPDTPQRIATDTSQKVGIRFGETIKAYVNGNDLDPSDLVAIPLAIATWCRYLLGIDDKGEPFDISPDPLGDTLQDALKGIKLGDTSTDIRSILSNEKIFGINLYAIQLGEKIEGMFNEMIAGSGAVRRTLEKYIG, encoded by the coding sequence ATGCTACGATTAAGTCGAAAAAGCTTAGAAAATAAAGCCTCATGGAACGCAGTAGGGGTAAGCTTACCAACCTTTGACCATGACAAAGTCCTCCAAAAGACAATAGAAACACCCCAATGGGTTCATTTTGGAGCCGGTAACATCTTTAGAGGATTTATTGCCAATGCTCACCAACAATTATTGGACAATCAAAAAGCGGATACAGGCATAATCGCTGTAGAATCCTTTGATTTTGAAGTGATGGATAAAGTCTATGGACCCTATGACAATTTAACCTTGTTAGTCTTGATGCATGCTAATGGTCATTTTGATAAAAAAGTCATCGGCAGTATTGTTGAAGGACTAACAACGGATAAGAATCGCTTAGAAGATGTCCAACGATTAAAAAATATATTTGAGAATCCTAGTTTACAAATGGCAAGTTTTACAATAACGGAAAAAGGATACGGCTTAACGGACGCTTCTGGTGATTATCTCAATATTATTAAACAGGATATTGAAAACGGGCCAGAGAATCCTATACACACCATGAGTATTATAACCTCTTTAGCTTATGGTCGGTATTTAAAAGGACAATTTCCTATGACCTTTGTGAGTATGGATAACTGTTCTCATAATGGGGATAAATTAAAGCTTGCAGTCGTAACCATTGCCAAAGAGTGGTTAGGGAAAGGATTTGTTGAAGAAGCATTTATTCAATATTTGGAAGATGAACATAAAATCACGTTCCCATTATCCATGATTGACAAAATCACACCTCGACCTTCTGAAAAAGTAAAAGAAGCATTAAACAATCAAGGTATTACAGATATGGATGTTATCATTACATCAAAAAATGCTTATATGGCACCATTTGTCAATGCTGAAACAAGTGAATACCTTGTCATTGAAGATAAGTTTACCAATGGCAGGCCCATGCTAGAAGAAGCAGGTGTTATATTTACCGATAGAGAAACCGTTAATAAAGTGGAGACCATGAAAGTAACAACGTGTCTTAATCCTCTCCATACAGCTTTAGCTGTATCAGGTTGCCTGCTTGGTTATACATTAATAGCTGATGAAATGCAAGATGATACCTTAAAAAAGTTTGTTCAGACCATTGGTTATGAGGAAGGTTTAAAAGTTGTTGTTGACCCAGGCATTGTCAATCCTAAAGCCTTTTTAGATGAAGTTGTGAATGAACGATTTGCCAACCCTTATATTCCTGATACGCCTCAACGGATTGCCACAGATACCTCTCAAAAAGTAGGTATTCGCTTTGGTGAGACCATAAAGGCTTATGTCAATGGAAACGACCTTGATCCATCGGATTTGGTTGCTATTCCTCTAGCTATTGCTACATGGTGTCGCTATCTATTAGGCATTGATGATAAGGGAGAGCCATTCGATATTAGTCCTGATCCATTAGGTGATACGTTACAAGACGCATTGAAAGGGATAAAACTTGGAGATACATCAACAGATATACGCAGCATTCTATCCAATGAAAAAATCTTTGGCATCAATTTATATGCTATACAACTAGGTGAAAAAATTGAAGGCATGTTTAATGAAATGATCGCTGGAAGTGGTGCAGTACGACGTACTTTAGAAAAATATATTGGATAA
- the uxuA gene encoding mannonate dehydratase, which yields MEMTWRWYGENNDSITLDHIRQIPGVTGAVWSLHDKVAGEEWEMESIQEVVDQITSKGLSPAVVESVNVHDDIKLGLPSRDKYIAIYIDTIKKLSQVGVKVICYNFMPIFDWTRTELYKALPDGSNALFYEKNAIQHDPKKMAQRILDGAGDFTMPGWEPERMAKLDDLFKAYEGMTEDMLFDNLQYFLERIIPVCEACDVKMAIHPDDPPWPIFGLPRIIRNRDYIKRFLELVDSPYNGLTLCTGSLGPNLDNDIPAIIREFHDRIHFAHIRNVKVYDNGDFIEVSHRGKDGNVDVYDVLKAYHDNDFKGYIRPDHGRHLWGEEKNCRPGYGLYDRALGVMYMLGVWDSLDKRKEE from the coding sequence ATGGAAATGACATGGCGATGGTATGGAGAAAATAATGACTCCATAACCTTAGACCATATTCGCCAAATTCCAGGGGTTACAGGCGCTGTTTGGTCATTACATGACAAAGTAGCAGGCGAAGAATGGGAAATGGAAAGCATTCAAGAAGTGGTAGATCAAATAACCAGTAAAGGATTAAGTCCAGCTGTTGTTGAGAGTGTGAATGTGCATGATGATATTAAACTGGGCTTACCAAGTCGAGATAAGTACATCGCAATCTACATTGACACCATTAAGAAGCTGTCACAAGTGGGCGTGAAGGTCATATGCTACAATTTTATGCCTATCTTTGATTGGACAAGGACGGAATTGTACAAAGCATTACCTGATGGTTCCAATGCTTTATTTTATGAGAAAAATGCCATTCAACATGACCCTAAAAAAATGGCTCAGAGAATCCTAGATGGAGCAGGTGACTTCACCATGCCAGGATGGGAACCTGAGCGTATGGCTAAACTAGATGATTTATTCAAAGCCTATGAAGGTATGACGGAAGATATGCTGTTTGATAACTTACAGTATTTTCTTGAAAGGATTATCCCTGTGTGTGAAGCCTGTGATGTAAAAATGGCCATTCATCCAGATGATCCACCATGGCCCATTTTTGGATTACCACGTATAATTCGTAATCGGGATTACATTAAACGATTTCTTGAATTAGTGGATAGCCCCTATAATGGATTAACATTATGTACAGGTTCTTTAGGACCAAACTTAGATAACGATATACCTGCTATTATCCGTGAATTTCATGATCGTATCCATTTTGCACATATCCGTAATGTAAAAGTATATGATAACGGTGATTTCATTGAAGTATCACACCGAGGTAAAGATGGCAATGTGGATGTCTATGACGTGTTAAAAGCCTATCACGATAATGATTTTAAAGGATACATTCGCCCTGACCATGGCCGCCATCTATGGGGTGAAGAGAAAAATTGTAGACCCGGTTACGGGTTATACGACCGCGCATTAGGTGTTATGTATATGCTAGGTGTGTGGGATAGTCTTGATAAAAGAAAGGAGGAATAA
- a CDS encoding GntR family transcriptional regulator, producing the protein MAAIKREIIQLLKEEILSLQLKPGTIISETTLSERFKISRTPIRDILKQLSAEGYVDIYPQKGSVVSYIDLESVEQIIYLRSTLEKEMIKELSAYIPLKGLHQLHDLLTSQEDCLKKEDAFGNFMALDDAFHKTFFTLTGRLFLWDIIQQFNAHYLRYRKLHMLKKEKLSEILKEHQLIVSHIVEGKTEEIDALIHHHIRADVNSLYFQEHFADYIKKEKN; encoded by the coding sequence TTGGCAGCTATTAAGCGTGAAATCATACAGCTATTAAAAGAAGAAATATTAAGCCTGCAATTAAAGCCAGGTACAATCATAAGTGAGACCACATTATCTGAACGTTTTAAAATCTCCCGAACACCTATCAGGGATATTTTAAAACAACTGTCTGCTGAAGGATACGTGGATATCTACCCTCAAAAAGGCAGTGTTGTTTCTTATATTGACTTAGAATCTGTAGAGCAAATCATATATCTTAGAAGTACTTTGGAAAAAGAAATGATCAAAGAATTATCAGCATACATTCCTCTAAAAGGATTGCATCAATTGCATGATTTATTGACTTCACAAGAAGACTGTCTTAAAAAAGAGGATGCTTTTGGAAACTTTATGGCACTAGATGATGCTTTTCATAAAACGTTTTTTACCTTAACAGGGCGTTTATTTCTATGGGATATCATTCAACAGTTTAATGCTCACTATTTACGTTACCGTAAACTTCATATGCTGAAAAAAGAAAAGTTATCTGAGATTTTAAAAGAACACCAGTTAATCGTTTCTCACATTGTAGAAGGGAAAACGGAAGAAATTGACGCTCTTATTCATCATCACATTCGTGCTGATGTTAATTCTCTCTATTTTCAAGAACATTTTGCTGATTATATAAAAAAAGAAAAGAATTAA
- a CDS encoding aminoacyl-histidine dipeptidase, protein MSKILEGLEPKGVFTYFEAISDIPRGSGNEQAISDYLVNFAKERHLEVIQDKALNVIIKKPGTGGLEHAPIVILQGHMDMVNEKNFDTVHDFLKDPLRLVVNGDFISAEGTTLGADNGIAVAYCLALLDAQDIPHPPMEVVITTDEEAGMTGASALDTSPIQGKYLINMDSEEEGEFTVSCAGGLKASISIPAVWEEAEGNVLKVMVKGLKGGHSGTEIDKCRGNSNRILGRILYALKTEIDLKIIDVFGGSKDNAIPREAYAHLVVKGNQLDAAKAILDNITKSIQHEYKTSDTGLVVELTEPNIEHVKTLAQGSTDNLIFLLLNLPNGIQTMSADIDGLVESSLNLGVIHTNEERVKITFAVRSSVGSLKTLISNQLLTLAEKCDAKYSVTGAYPEWEYRKESKLRDIFIKTYEEKYGKKPLVNAIHAGLECGIFDEKIEGLDMVALGPNMFDVHTPDERLSISSTRRVWEFLLDVLKNIHD, encoded by the coding sequence ATGAGTAAAATCTTAGAAGGATTAGAACCAAAAGGTGTATTCACGTATTTTGAAGCCATCAGTGACATACCAAGAGGTTCAGGAAATGAACAAGCAATTAGCGACTATTTGGTTAATTTCGCAAAAGAAAGACATTTAGAAGTGATACAAGACAAAGCCCTTAATGTCATCATAAAGAAACCTGGAACAGGCGGCTTAGAACATGCACCAATCGTTATTCTACAAGGGCATATGGATATGGTCAATGAGAAGAATTTTGATACGGTACATGACTTTTTAAAAGACCCTCTTCGCTTAGTAGTGAACGGCGATTTTATTTCAGCAGAAGGTACAACACTTGGTGCTGATAATGGTATCGCTGTAGCCTATTGTCTAGCGCTATTGGATGCACAGGATATTCCTCATCCACCCATGGAAGTGGTCATTACCACAGATGAAGAAGCGGGTATGACAGGTGCATCTGCTCTGGATACTTCTCCTATACAAGGGAAATACCTTATTAATATGGACAGTGAAGAAGAAGGTGAATTCACAGTCAGCTGTGCTGGTGGTCTAAAAGCATCTATTAGCATTCCTGCTGTATGGGAAGAGGCCGAAGGCAATGTCCTAAAAGTTATGGTAAAAGGCTTAAAAGGTGGTCATTCCGGAACTGAAATTGATAAGTGTAGAGGTAATTCCAACCGTATATTAGGACGTATCTTATATGCACTTAAGACGGAAATTGATTTAAAGATTATAGATGTTTTTGGTGGGTCTAAGGATAATGCTATTCCAAGAGAAGCTTATGCCCATCTTGTTGTAAAAGGGAATCAATTAGATGCTGCCAAAGCTATACTTGATAACATCACGAAGAGCATACAACATGAATACAAGACCAGTGATACTGGGCTTGTTGTTGAATTAACAGAACCCAATATTGAGCATGTAAAAACATTGGCGCAAGGGTCAACAGATAATCTGATTTTCTTATTGCTTAATCTACCAAACGGTATTCAAACCATGAGTGCAGATATTGATGGCTTAGTAGAAAGCTCCCTTAACCTTGGAGTCATTCACACCAATGAAGAACGTGTAAAAATAACGTTTGCTGTACGTAGCTCTGTTGGATCACTAAAGACATTAATAAGCAATCAATTATTAACTTTGGCTGAAAAATGCGATGCTAAATACAGTGTTACAGGTGCCTACCCAGAATGGGAATATCGAAAAGAATCTAAGTTACGGGATATTTTTATTAAGACATATGAAGAAAAGTATGGCAAGAAGCCACTGGTTAATGCCATTCATGCTGGTCTTGAATGCGGTATATTTGATGAAAAGATTGAAGGATTAGATATGGTAGCACTGGGACCAAATATGTTTGATGTCCATACCCCCGATGAGCGATTAAGCATTTCATCTACGCGGAGGGTTTGGGAATTTTTGTTAGACGTATTGAAAAATATTCATGATTAA
- a CDS encoding PFL family protein, with the protein MINSFEVLETNSMILEFNLDVRTITMGINLMDCADSDIDTFNKNIYEKITTKAKDLVKVGEDIEKKYGIPIVNKRISITPIAIAASSTKTDSYVSIAKTLDQAAREVGVNFIGGFSAIVNKGMTPSDRTLIKSIPEALATTERVCSSVNVGSTKTGINMDAVKLIGETIKETAQLTKDADSIGCAKFVVFCNAPDDNPFMAGAFHGVSEYDTVINVGVSGPGVVKKALESCKDSDFEVLCETIKKTAFKITRVGQLVAKEASKALGVPFGIIDLSLAPTPAIGDSIAEILEEIGVEYVGAPGTTAALALLNDHVKKGGVMASSYVGGLSGAFIPVSEDQGMINAVNKGALTLEKLEAMTCVCSVGLDMIAIPGKTKATTISGIIADEMAIGMINQKTTAVRIIPVIGKDVGDTAEFGGLLGYAPIMPVNPYGCERFVNRGGRIPSPIHSFKN; encoded by the coding sequence ATGATTAATTCGTTTGAAGTACTAGAAACCAACAGCATGATTTTGGAGTTTAACCTGGATGTAAGAACCATTACAATGGGCATTAATCTCATGGACTGTGCGGATTCAGATATCGATACCTTTAATAAAAATATATATGAAAAAATTACAACAAAAGCTAAGGACCTGGTTAAGGTCGGTGAAGACATCGAGAAAAAATATGGTATTCCTATTGTGAATAAAAGAATATCCATTACGCCCATAGCCATTGCTGCATCAAGTACCAAAACAGATTCTTATGTATCCATAGCTAAGACTTTAGATCAAGCAGCCCGTGAAGTAGGTGTTAACTTTATTGGTGGGTTCTCTGCCATTGTCAACAAGGGTATGACACCAAGTGATCGTACACTGATAAAATCTATTCCTGAAGCGTTAGCAACAACAGAACGTGTATGTAGTTCGGTTAATGTAGGCTCTACCAAAACAGGTATTAACATGGATGCCGTGAAGTTAATTGGTGAAACCATTAAAGAAACAGCCCAGCTGACTAAAGATGCAGACTCCATTGGCTGTGCTAAGTTTGTAGTTTTTTGCAATGCACCCGATGATAATCCTTTTATGGCAGGTGCCTTTCACGGCGTCAGCGAATATGATACGGTCATTAATGTAGGGGTCAGTGGTCCAGGAGTGGTGAAAAAGGCCCTTGAATCTTGTAAAGACTCGGATTTTGAAGTATTGTGTGAAACCATTAAAAAAACAGCTTTTAAAATCACACGGGTTGGACAACTGGTGGCAAAAGAAGCCTCAAAAGCACTTGGTGTGCCATTTGGTATCATTGACTTATCCCTTGCACCAACACCAGCTATTGGTGATAGTATTGCAGAAATCCTTGAAGAAATTGGTGTGGAATATGTGGGGGCACCAGGTACAACAGCAGCTCTTGCACTTTTAAATGACCATGTAAAAAAAGGCGGTGTTATGGCGTCTTCTTATGTTGGCGGTTTAAGTGGTGCATTCATACCTGTAAGCGAAGACCAAGGTATGATTAATGCGGTAAACAAAGGCGCTCTTACTCTGGAAAAGTTAGAAGCCATGACATGTGTATGTTCTGTTGGTCTTGATATGATTGCAATACCTGGTAAAACAAAGGCAACCACCATATCTGGTATTATTGCAGATGAAATGGCCATCGGTATGATTAATCAAAAGACCACAGCCGTAAGAATTATACCTGTCATTGGAAAAGATGTAGGTGATACAGCTGAGTTTGGTGGTTTACTTGGATATGCGCCAATCATGCCTGTTAACCCTTACGGTTGTGAGCGTTTCGTTAATCGTGGTGGAAGAATTCCATCCCCAATCCATAGTTTTAAAAATTAG
- a CDS encoding ACT domain-containing protein, with amino-acid sequence MSKGIITVVGQDRVGIIAEVCTYLAKHKVNILDISQTIVQGYFNMMMVVDISEITESFSDVVDDLEQLGHKIGVAIKLQHENIFKKMHRL; translated from the coding sequence ATGAGTAAAGGAATTATTACAGTCGTTGGACAAGATAGAGTTGGGATTATTGCGGAGGTATGTACCTATCTTGCTAAGCATAAAGTGAATATACTGGATATATCTCAGACCATTGTTCAAGGTTATTTTAATATGATGATGGTGGTGGATATCAGTGAAATAACAGAATCATTTAGTGATGTTGTGGATGATTTGGAGCAATTAGGCCATAAAATTGGTGTAGCCATTAAGCTTCAGCACGAAAATATCTTTAAAAAGATGCACCGTTTATAG